In Promicromonospora sp. Populi, one genomic interval encodes:
- a CDS encoding type II toxin-antitoxin system HipA family toxin, giving the protein MKQLAVILGGRHVAELTRTRAGVLRLTYLDDARSVGATPLSLSLPPGIASHAGAPVVTFLRGLLPESDPALDAIGRRYRIDTRDELALLSVVGKDCAGAVQFCVEDEIEATIRREGSLQECSAGDIEIRLDEMDTDESASWTMPGEHWSLGGTQQKFALRRQDDRWYVAQGAEATTHIIKPGIRKMKAQALDEHVSMRTARIVGIDAAHTEYTSFKSQDAIVVSRFDRLRVDGDQVVRLHQEDLCQALGDNEKYESEGGPSALGIIRMLREVSETAGSARRNVERFVDGLIYNTVIGAPDAHARNYAVLLDGDSVDLAPIYDVASGFAYDPPTGGRRVVSMSVGGMFELDEIGRDAWSRFADAAGLDVDHTVGRVAELAALVPDAIETALEDLDDYEGHVAALGERLLGELAARRSRQPAS; this is encoded by the coding sequence GTGAAGCAGCTCGCGGTCATCCTCGGTGGTCGGCACGTCGCGGAGCTCACGCGGACAAGGGCCGGCGTGCTCCGACTCACCTACCTAGATGACGCGCGAAGCGTGGGCGCCACACCCTTGTCCTTGTCCCTGCCTCCCGGCATCGCGTCGCACGCGGGGGCTCCCGTCGTGACGTTCCTCCGAGGTCTGCTTCCCGAGAGTGACCCAGCACTGGACGCCATCGGCCGCCGGTACCGCATCGACACCAGGGATGAGCTTGCCCTGCTCTCGGTCGTCGGCAAGGACTGTGCTGGTGCCGTGCAGTTCTGCGTGGAGGACGAGATCGAGGCAACGATCCGTCGTGAGGGAAGCCTGCAGGAATGCAGCGCCGGTGACATCGAGATCCGGTTGGACGAGATGGACACGGACGAGAGTGCCTCGTGGACCATGCCCGGAGAGCACTGGTCGTTGGGCGGCACTCAGCAGAAGTTCGCGCTGCGTCGACAAGATGATCGGTGGTATGTGGCGCAGGGTGCCGAGGCAACGACGCACATCATCAAGCCTGGCATCCGCAAGATGAAGGCGCAGGCTCTGGACGAGCATGTCAGCATGCGTACGGCGCGCATCGTGGGCATCGATGCAGCGCACACCGAGTACACGTCCTTCAAGTCGCAAGATGCGATCGTGGTCAGCCGATTCGATCGTCTCCGTGTCGACGGCGACCAGGTGGTCCGTCTACATCAAGAAGACCTCTGCCAGGCGCTCGGCGACAACGAGAAGTATGAGTCCGAAGGCGGCCCGTCCGCGCTCGGCATCATTCGGATGCTGCGGGAGGTGTCCGAGACCGCGGGCAGTGCTCGCCGCAACGTCGAACGGTTTGTCGACGGGCTGATCTACAACACCGTGATCGGGGCCCCGGACGCGCACGCCCGCAACTACGCGGTTCTGCTGGACGGCGACTCAGTGGACCTGGCGCCGATCTACGACGTCGCCTCCGGCTTCGCCTACGACCCGCCGACGGGTGGGCGGCGCGTTGTGTCGATGAGTGTCGGAGGGATGTTCGAGCTCGACGAGATCGGGCGCGATGCCTGGAGCCGGTTCGCCGACGCTGCCGGTCTCGACGTGGATCACACCGTGGGACGGGTCGCAGAGCTTGCAGCACTGGTTCCTGATGCGATCGAGACTGCGCTGGAAGACCTGGATGACTACGAGGGGCATGTCGCGGCGCTCGGGGAACGACTCCTGGGCGAGCTGGCCGCGCGCCGTTCCCGACAACCCGCTTCGTAG
- a CDS encoding helix-turn-helix transcriptional regulator, with protein sequence MTTDKVLNARSLPRLGTAVRRLRLDRGLSQAELAEAADVSRQWIINLEQGRTEGLEVGRLMRVLDELDASLAVRDDREDS encoded by the coding sequence ATGACGACGGACAAGGTGCTCAACGCACGATCGCTGCCGCGACTGGGCACGGCTGTTAGAAGGCTGCGGCTGGATCGGGGCCTCTCCCAGGCTGAACTTGCCGAGGCGGCAGACGTTTCCCGCCAGTGGATCATCAACCTGGAGCAGGGACGTACCGAAGGGCTCGAGGTCGGACGTCTGATGCGGGTGCTCGACGAGCTTGACGCCAGCCTCGCCGTTCGTGATGACCGGGAGGACTCCTGA
- a CDS encoding amidase family protein, with protein MASDPSVWRVRPEPGPLTPPTGSGVLDGETVAVKDLFAIAGQRIGAGNPAWLAAAPVESTHADAVARLLEAGAALAGIAQTEEFAYSLTGANAHYGTPPNPRAPGRISGGSTSGPTSAVAAGEASIALGTDTGGSVRVPAAYQGLWGIRPTHGAVPAGGLLPLAPSFDTVGWLAPDAGTLARVGEVLLPADTAGTGTGRGLVVSAALLELAAPEVRDVVDQLAQDAGAEPLDWAPEPTWLAAFQTVQAAEAWAAHGAWLADRMDTLGPAVRARFERARSIGPADAEAARIVVAQARAQIREQLADRVLVLPSAATVAPLAKDAEAARAATMLLTCIAGIGGLPAVSVPVATASGLPAGACLVGPAGADRALLALAGGVGN; from the coding sequence GTGCTCGACGGCGAGACCGTCGCGGTCAAGGACCTGTTCGCGATCGCCGGGCAGCGAATCGGCGCCGGGAACCCGGCCTGGCTCGCGGCGGCCCCCGTCGAGAGCACGCACGCCGACGCCGTCGCACGGCTGCTGGAGGCCGGGGCGGCGCTCGCGGGCATCGCGCAGACCGAGGAGTTCGCGTACTCGCTCACGGGCGCGAACGCCCACTACGGCACGCCGCCCAACCCGCGGGCGCCCGGGCGGATCAGCGGCGGTTCGACGTCGGGCCCGACGTCGGCGGTGGCGGCCGGCGAGGCGAGCATCGCGCTCGGGACCGACACCGGCGGGTCCGTGCGTGTTCCCGCCGCGTACCAGGGGCTGTGGGGGATCCGCCCGACGCACGGCGCCGTACCGGCCGGCGGGCTGCTGCCGCTCGCACCGTCGTTCGACACGGTCGGCTGGCTTGCCCCCGACGCCGGGACGCTGGCCCGGGTCGGCGAGGTGCTGCTGCCCGCGGACACGGCGGGCACGGGCACGGGTCGCGGCCTCGTCGTGAGCGCCGCCCTGCTCGAGCTGGCGGCGCCCGAGGTGCGCGACGTCGTCGACCAGCTTGCCCAGGATGCCGGAGCCGAGCCGCTCGACTGGGCTCCCGAGCCTACCTGGCTCGCCGCCTTCCAGACCGTGCAGGCCGCCGAGGCCTGGGCGGCGCACGGCGCGTGGCTCGCCGACCGGATGGACACGCTCGGGCCCGCGGTCCGCGCGCGGTTCGAGCGGGCCCGCTCGATCGGCCCGGCCGACGCCGAGGCGGCGCGCATCGTCGTCGCGCAGGCCAGGGCGCAGATCCGGGAGCAGCTCGCCGACCGCGTGCTGGTGCTGCCGTCGGCCGCGACCGTCGCCCCGCTCGCCAAGGACGCCGAGGCCGCCCGCGCGGCCACGATGCTGCTGACCTGCATCGCGGGGATCGGCGGGCTGCCGGCGGTGTCGGTGCCGGTCGCGACGGCGTCGGGCCTGCCGGCGGGCGCCTGCCTCGTGGGCCCGGCAGGCGCGGACCGGGCCCTGCTCGCCCTGGCCGGTGGCGTCGGGAACTGA